The DNA region CAGCGCGATGGAGGGCGTCGCCATCGCCGACCTGGATGGGGATGGGCGGCTGGATGTCGCGGCGACGGCCCTCGCGGGCAGCGCCGAGAGCGTGGTGGTGTGGCGGGGCAATGGCGCGGGGGGCTTCGGCGGCCCCGTGGCCTGGGCCACCGTGGCGGGCGGCCAGTCCCTGGCGGTGGGGGACTTCAACGGCGATGGCTTGATGGACGCCTTCACCGGCGGCAACAGCCAGGCCGGCGTGCTCCTCAGCCGCTGAAGCCCGCGAGCCGCGCGGAGGCCTGCCGGAGGCTGAGGATTTCGAACGGCAGGCCCCGCCGATCGGCGAGCGACAGCACCTGGCGGTCCTTGCTCACCAGCCAGTGCGCCCCCGTGCGGGCCGCCAGCTCCAGGAACTTCTGGTCACTCCGGTCCCGGCAGCGCGGCACCCCCGCCACCGGCGCCGTGGCCTCGGGCGCCAGGCGCACCAGCCCCCGGTAGCGCTCGAGCAGGGCGTGACGGTTCACACCCTCGCGGGGGAAGTCACGAAAGGTGAGCACGCGCTCCAGCTCCGTCAGCGTGTCCCGGTCCGCCCAGGCGATCAGTTTGTCCACTGAGAGGGCTTCACTCAGGCCCCGCGCAAGAGGATCATTGAAGAGCAGCAGGTCGAGCACGACGTTGGTATCGAGGATCAGCGACAGCGGCGCCTGAGGGGTGGGAGGCGAGGGGGGCATGTGGGCAATGCGCTCTGTCTCGGGTCAGACCGGAGCACTGTCGATTTCAGATCATTTCGACAGAGACACTTGAAGAGATAGCACTTGTCGGGCAATTTAGTAATATGGTAAAAATCCGCCAATAACAAAAAAGCGGACCTTCCGTGACTCCTACCCGCCAGGGGGATGAAGCGATGCGCAGCAACAAGCAAAGAGGCCGGATCAGTCGATGGGGCAGCAAGGCGCGGCGTGGCGTGAGCATGCTCACGTTCGCCACGCTGGCGTCGTGCAGCTTGATGAAAGAGGACGAAAGCCAGGCACGCCAGACGGGCGCCGCGGTGGGGGAAGGAGGCGTCTGTGAAGTTCAGCCGCCGTTCACCCCCAACTTCGAGCCGGAGCTGGAGTGGCAGTGGAGCGGCAGCTCCATCCTGCCCAATCACAAGCAGGTGATGATGACGCCGGTGGTCGTCGAGGTGAACGGCGACGGCGTACCGGACGTGGTGTTCAACTCGTTCGAGAACAGCAACTACACCTCGAACGGCGTGCTCCGGGCGGTCAGCGGCGCGGACGGCAGCGAGCTGTGGACGGTGACGGATCCGCTGTTCCGGATCCGCGGCGCGGCGAGCATCGCGGCCGGCGACATCGACGGCGACGGCAAGGTGGAGATCTGCACCGTGCCGGAGAACGCGGCCGGCATCATCTGCTTCGAGAACGACGGCACGTTCAAGTTCCGCACCGCGCGCGAGTCGGCCAATGACTGGGGCGGCCCGTCGCTGGCGGATCTGGACGGCGACGGCAAGGTGGAGATCATCGACGGGGCCACCGTCTACACCAACACGGGCGCGCTCAAGTGGAAGGGCTCGGAAGGCGCCAGCGGCATTCCTGGCTCGGGCGCGCTCTCCATCGCGGCGGACATCGACCTGGACGGCAAGCTGGAGGTGGTCGCCGACCGCGTCATCTACCGGCATGACGGCGCGGTGAAGTGCATCAACCGCAGCGTCTATTACGGCCTGCCGGGCGTGGCCAACTTCGACTCGGATCCGTACGGCGAAGTGGTGGTGGTGACGGCCGGCAACGTGGTGCTGATGGACGACAACTGCGCCCTGCTGTGGTCCAAGCCGCTGCCCGGTGGCGGCCAGGGTGGCGCGCCGAACATCGCGGACTTCGACAACGACGGCAAGGCCGAGGTCGGCG from Stigmatella aurantiaca includes:
- a CDS encoding putative toxin-antitoxin system toxin component, PIN family, whose product is MPPSPPTPQAPLSLILDTNVVLDLLLFNDPLARGLSEALSVDKLIAWADRDTLTELERVLTFRDFPREGVNRHALLERYRGLVRLAPEATAPVAGVPRCRDRSDQKFLELAARTGAHWLVSKDRQVLSLADRRGLPFEILSLRQASARLAGFSG